Proteins found in one Panicum hallii strain FIL2 chromosome 4, PHallii_v3.1, whole genome shotgun sequence genomic segment:
- the LOC112889229 gene encoding protein disulfide isomerase-like 1-5: MRARRVWAVLLVVVLALAVSAARLDLDDDDDSDVLDELLAIDEEAERGGLDAGGGDGGGAAEAVRRAQSMVLALDNDNARRAVEDHAELLLLGYAPWCERSAQLMPRFAEAAAALRAMGSAVAFAKLDGERYPKAAAAVGVKGFPTVLLFVNGTEHAYHGLHTKDAIVTWVRKKTGAPVIRLQSKDSAEEFLKKDQTFVIGLFKNFEGPEYEEFVKAATTDDEVQFVETSDRSVAKILFPGITSEEQFVGLVKSEPEKFEKFDGEFEEKSILLFVELNKFPLITVFTELNSGKVYSSPIKLQVFTFSEAYDFEDLESMVEEVARAFKTKIMFIYVDTAEENLAKPFLTLYGLESEKKPTVTAFDTSNGAKYLMEADINAKNLREFCLSLLDGTLPPYHKSEPVPQEKGLVEKVVGRTFDSSVLESPQNVFLEVYTPWCVDCEAISKNVEKLAKHFSGLYNLKFSRIDASVNEHPKLKVNNYPTLFIYPAGDKSNPIKVSKKSSVKDMAKLIKEKLQISDMETVAATENVPPAENVKDEL; this comes from the exons ATGAGGGCGCGGCGGGTCTGGGCGGTTCTGCTGGTCGTGGTCCTCGCGCTCGCCGTGTCGGCGGCGCGGCTGGACctcgatgacgacgacgactcgGACGTGCTGGACGAGCTGCTGGCCATCGACGAGGAGGCGGAGCGGGGCGGACTGGACGCggggggcggcgacggcgggggcgcggcggaggcggtgcgGCGGGCGCAGTCGATGGTGCTGGCGCTCGACAACGACAACGCGCGCCGCGCTGTGGAGGACCACGCGGAGCTGCTGCTCCTCGGGTACGCGCCCTGGTGCGAGCGCAGCGCGCAGCTCATGCCGCGGTTCGCCGAGGCCGCCGCGGCGCTGCGCGCCATGGGCAGCGCCGTCGCGTTCGCCAAGCTAGACGGGGAGCGGTACCCCAAGGCGGCAGCCGCCGTCGGGGTCAAGGGGTTCCCCACCGTGCTCCTCTTCGTCAACGGCACAGAGCATGCCTACCATGGTCTCCACACCAA GGACGCGATAGTTACTTGGGTAAGAAAGAAGACTGGTGCACCGGTCATTAGGCTTCAGTCTAAGGATTCAGCTGAGGAGTTCCTTAAAAAGGATCAGACTTTTGTTATTGGTCTATTCAAAAATTTTGAG GGACCAGAATATGAAGAATTTGTGAAGGCAGCAACCACAGATGATGAAGTACAGTTTGTAGAAACCAGTGACAGGAGTGTTGCCAAAATTCTATTTCCAGGTATTACATCTGAAGAGCAATTTGTGGGCCTTGTTAAAAGCGAACCTGAGAAGTTTGAAAAGTTTG ATGGGGAATTTGAAGAAAAGTCAATTTTGCTGTTTGTGGAGCTAAACAAGTTCCCCCTAATTACTGTATTTACTGAGCTTAATTCGGGGAAAGTATATTCAAGCCCTATTAAGCTGCAG GTGTTCACCTTCTCAGAGGCTTATGACTTTGAGGATCTTGAATCTATGGTTGAAGAAGTCGCCAGAGCATTCAAGACAAAG ATAATGTTTATATATGTGGACACAGCTGAAGAAAACCTTGCAAAGCCATTCCTCACTCTTTATGGTCTTGAATCGGAAAAAAAGCCTACT GTTACAGCATTTGATACAAGCAATGGAGCCAAATATCTGATGGAGGCAGATATCAATGCAAAGAACCTAAGG GAGTTCTGCTTAAGTCTTCTGGATGGCACACTCCCTCCATACCACAAATCAGAACCAGTACCGCAAGAG AAGGGACTTGTTGAAAAAGTTGTTGGTCGTACATTTGATTCTTCTGTGCTGGAAAGTCCTCAAAACGTCTTCCTTGAG GTTTATACACCTTGGTGTGTTGACTGTGAAGCGATAAGTAAAAATGTCGAGAAGCTAGCCAAACATTTCAGTGGTTTGTACAATCTTAAATTTTCACGCATAGATGCTTCTGTGAATGAACATCCTAAATTGAAG GTGAACAATTACCCAACGCTCTTCATTTATCCTGCTGGAGACAAAAGCAACCCG ATCAAGGTCTCAAAGAAATCAAGTGTCAAGGACATGGCCAAACTCATCAAGGAGAAGCTGCAAATCTCAGACATGGAGACAGTAGCGGCTACCGAGAATGTCCCGCCCGCCGAAAATGTCAAGGATGAGCTATAG